The following coding sequences are from one Piliocolobus tephrosceles isolate RC106 unplaced genomic scaffold, ASM277652v3 unscaffolded_38572, whole genome shotgun sequence window:
- the LOC111521120 gene encoding zinc finger protein 419: MSNLFIHQIVHTGERPYGCSDCGKSFSRNAHLVEHQRVHTGEKPFTCSECGKAFRHNSTLVQHHKIHTGVRPYECSECGKLFSFNSSLMKHQRVHTGERPYKCSECGKFYSHKSNLIKHWRVHTGERPYECSECGKFFSQSSSLMQHRKVHTGEKPFKCNECGRLFRENSTLVRHQRVHTGAKPYECTECGKFFSQSSTLMQHRKVHIGEKPFKCDECGRLFRENSSLIKHQRVHSGARPYECRECGKFFRHNSSLFKHRRIHTGEMQ, encoded by the coding sequence ATGTCCAACCTTTTTATACACCAAAtagttcacactggagaaaggccttATGGGTGTAGTGACTGTGGAAAATCCTTTAGCCGTAATGCTCATCTCGTTGAACACCagagagttcacactggagaaaagccttttacatgcagtgaatgtggaaaaGCTTTCAGGCATAATTCCACACTTGTTCAGCATCACAAAATCCACACTGGAGTCAGGCCTTATGAgtgcagtgaatgtggaaaaTTGTTTAGTTTCAACTCCAGCCTCATGAAACATCagagagttcacactggagaaagacctTATAAgtgcagtgaatgtggaaaaTTCTATAGCCACAAGTCCAACCTTATCAAACATTGGCGtgttcacactggagaaaggccttATGAGTGCAGCGAATGTGGGAAGTTTTTTAGCCAAAGCTCAAGCCTTATGCAACATCGAAaagttcacactggagaaaagcctTTTAAGTGCAATGAATGTGGGAGATTATTTAGAGAGAATTCCACCCTTGTTAGACATCAGAGGGTTCACACTGGAGCAAAGCCTTATGAGTGCACGGAATGTGGGAAGTTTTTTAGCCAAAGCTCAACCCTCATGCAACATCGAAAAGTTCACATTGGAGAAAAGCCTTTTAAGTGCGATGAATGTGGGAGATTGTTTAGAGAGAATTCCAGCCTCATTAAACATCAGAGGGTTCACTCTGGAGCAAGGCCTTATGAGTGCAGGGAATGTGGGAAATTTTTTCGCCACAACTCCAGTCTTTTTAAACACCGAAGGATTCACACTGGAGAAATGCAGTGA